The Desulfovibrio sp. JC010 nucleotide sequence TCGCCGAGGAAGTCAAAGTCGCAGATTTCGTTTTTGCCGCCATCGGCATTGCCAAGTTCATCAAGAAAGATATGGTCAAAGACGGCGCAGTCGTTGTTGACGTAGGCATCAACCGCACTGATGAAGGTCTGGTGGGTGACTGTGATTACGCCGCCCTTGAAGACGTGGCATCCGCCATGACTCCCGTTCCCGGCGGAGTCGGACCCATGACCATTGCCCAGCTTCTGATCAATACCGTACAGGCTTATAAGGAGCATGTGGGGGCGTAGGGTTTAGCTGGTTGATATATTTAGGATTGAAAAACTCCCTGTCTCGGTTGAGGCAGGGAGTTTTTTAGTTTGCTGGAAGTTGACAAAGCAAAATATTCTACTAGAATAATTCCAAGAGAATAAAATCAAATGCTCTACTAGAATAATTTGGAGTATGTCATGAATAATCCTTTCCGCTTTAACACCTTACGCCCCAGCGATCCTTTCTGTGACCGTGAAAAAGAACTTGTCGATTTGATCACGCACGGCATGAACGGCGCGAACGTGACTCTTTTTTCTCCTCGTAGATATGGGAAAACCTCTCTAATCAAACGTGCCCAGAATGAGTTGCATGATCAAGGTGCTTACGTCTTTTATGTTGATTTTTATCGAGTAATGTCGGTGGAAGACCTAGCCTCGCGGCTTGCGCGGGCGGTTTACGAAGGACTAAGCGAGTATGTGTCCTTTTTTGAGAAGGGCAAAAAAGCTTTGTTGGAATTTTTCAGGACTTACCGCCCGGTATTTACTCCAACTGAAGATGGCGGGATCGAAATAGATGTGCGCGCTACTGAGGGCATTTCTGGTTATGATTTGCTTGAATCCTTACTCAAAGAAATAGGGCGGTTTGCCGAAAAAGCGGACAGACCCGTGCACATCGCCATGGATGAATTTCAGGATATTGTGGAAGTGGACAAGGGTAAAACCGAAGCCTTGTTGCGGACCCATATCCAGATGCATGGAGCCGGGTATATCTTTGCGGGCAGCAGGCGGCGTATTCTCAAATCCATGTTTACGGACAGGCACCGTCCATTCTATAACAGCACACTTTTGATGGAGTTGCCCCCGCTGCCCCATGAAGATCTTGTGGAGTATATCGTCGATCTTTTCAGCAAAGGCGGTAAATCTATTTCACGCGAAGCCGCTGTTTTGGTTTCTTCTCTCGTTGATCAATATCCGTATTACGCCCAGCTGTTCAGCTACTTGTTGTTTGGAATGGGGACTGACCCAAGCCTTGATGATGTTGATGAATGCTTTGAATCATTGTTGGCGAGCGAAAGATATTCTTATCAGGGAATTGTAGATGGTTTGACTCCGGTACAGCTTGCCTTGCTGGTCGGGTTGGCAAAGTTTCCCGGAAGCAAAGTTACCTCGCAGGTCTTCCTGAAAGAAACAAATCTGTCATCCGGCGGGGTGCAAAAAGCTTTGAAGCATTTGAGTGTGCAAGACTTGATTAGCGATGAAAAGAACGGCTGGGAACTTGTCGACCCGGTATTCAGGAAGTGGCTGATCAGAACATTTTAAATCAAAAACTCCCCCTTCCTCAACAGCCGAGAAAGGGGGAGTTCCATTTTGCTCTACTAGAACACTAAAAATTATTCCAATAGAATTATTCTCCTAGAATAATTTCTTTGATTTTATAAATCAACCCAATCCCTACCCCTCAAAAACCTGCTCAAAAATAGCTACGCACTCTTCTTTGCTCATCTTGTAAGGATCAAGGTCGAAGAGGAAACCCATGGCGGTCATGGCGTTGTCTGCGAGGGCTTCGCACTGTGATTTTTCGAGTTTGAAGTCCTTGATACTCAGGGAGTCGCAGTCAATGGCTGTGATGAGCTCTTTGAGTGCTTTGACGAAAGCCATGGGACGTTCATTTTCAGGCAGGGCGTCCACGTTTACGCCCATTGCTTTTGCCATGGCCGGGAACCGTTCCGGGGCTTTTTCAGCCATGAAGGTGAAGTAAGGGATGCTGAGTAAGATCAGCCCTGCGCCGTGGGGCACTGCGGGGTCGAATGCGGAGAGGGCGTGTTCCATGGAGTGCTGGGAGATGCAGCAGGATGTGGATTCCACCAGACCGGACTGGGTGCTGGCCCATGCTAAGGCGGTGCGGGCTTCGAGGTCGGAACCGTCTTTTACTGCGCGGGGCAGGAATTTATTGATCAGCTCAATGGAACCAAGGGCGAAATGGTCGCTGGCGGGCTGACTGACAGTGGCAAGGTAGCCTTCGGCTGCGTGGAAGAATGCATCCATGCCCTGATAAGCGGTCAGATGCGGTGGAATGCTGACCATGAGTTCGGGGTCGACGATGGAAATTACCGGGAAGGTGTCGGGCACGAGACCGAAACCGATTTTTTCCTGGGTTTCCATGTTGGTGATAACGGTCCACGGGTCGGCTTCGGTTCCGGTTCCGGCGGTGGTGGGGATGGCTACCAGCGGCAGGACCGGTTCGGTAACGGATTTGCCTTTGCCTGTTCCGGCAGGGATGTAATCCCAGTAGTTGCCGGGGTTGTTGACCATGATGGCGATGGATTTGGCGGAATCAATGGGGCTGCCGCCGCCGAGTCCGATGATGAAATCGCAGTTGCTGTCACGGGCAACCTGCGCGCCTTCCATGACGTGATCGAGGGTGGGGTTGGGCAGGATTTTGTTGAATACTACGGATTCAATGCCATGCTCCCTAAGCGCGTCTTTGACCATGTCGAGGTAACCGAATTTGATTACGGATTTACCGGATGTGGTCACGATGAGTGCCTTTTTGCCGGGCAGTTCCATTGATGCCAGTTCCTTGATGCGACCGGGGCCGAAAACAATATTGGTGGGAATGTAGAAATTGAAAGAAGAATTCATTATGCTGCTCCTAATTATTAAATATTAAAAAAGTTAGTAACCTTTGTTTGTCTTCGTTGAATGCAATATGGCAGAGCGGGCGCAAAATCTGAATACCTGTTTTTGAATAGTTCTTGCCTGATTCTGCAAACGGCTTGATTCTGATCAGGGTCAATGCCATTTGTTCCGCAGTAACCCCATCTAACAGACTGGACAGCCACATGAAAGGACTCACCGAACTCATGACCTGTATTCAGGAAATTTCCGGCGGAAATTATTCCAATGACATTATGCATC carries:
- a CDS encoding ATP-binding protein; amino-acid sequence: MNNPFRFNTLRPSDPFCDREKELVDLITHGMNGANVTLFSPRRYGKTSLIKRAQNELHDQGAYVFYVDFYRVMSVEDLASRLARAVYEGLSEYVSFFEKGKKALLEFFRTYRPVFTPTEDGGIEIDVRATEGISGYDLLESLLKEIGRFAEKADRPVHIAMDEFQDIVEVDKGKTEALLRTHIQMHGAGYIFAGSRRRILKSMFTDRHRPFYNSTLLMELPPLPHEDLVEYIVDLFSKGGKSISREAAVLVSSLVDQYPYYAQLFSYLLFGMGTDPSLDDVDECFESLLASERYSYQGIVDGLTPVQLALLVGLAKFPGSKVTSQVFLKETNLSSGGVQKALKHLSVQDLISDEKNGWELVDPVFRKWLIRTF
- a CDS encoding iron-containing alcohol dehydrogenase, encoding MNSSFNFYIPTNIVFGPGRIKELASMELPGKKALIVTTSGKSVIKFGYLDMVKDALREHGIESVVFNKILPNPTLDHVMEGAQVARDSNCDFIIGLGGGSPIDSAKSIAIMVNNPGNYWDYIPAGTGKGKSVTEPVLPLVAIPTTAGTGTEADPWTVITNMETQEKIGFGLVPDTFPVISIVDPELMVSIPPHLTAYQGMDAFFHAAEGYLATVSQPASDHFALGSIELINKFLPRAVKDGSDLEARTALAWASTQSGLVESTSCCISQHSMEHALSAFDPAVPHGAGLILLSIPYFTFMAEKAPERFPAMAKAMGVNVDALPENERPMAFVKALKELITAIDCDSLSIKDFKLEKSQCEALADNAMTAMGFLFDLDPYKMSKEECVAIFEQVFEG